The following proteins are co-located in the Microvirga ossetica genome:
- a CDS encoding response regulator, with amino-acid sequence MNTTENRPPVILVVEDETLLRMLAGDILTDDAGYRVIEAVNADEALIMLESRHDVRLVFTDVNMPGSLNGFALARIVDMRFPGIKVIVTSGLARPGVGDLPKGKRFLPKPYAPSALITMVQEMLGETAKPAMVPLDTVTVEQGSPVLPTAIKIRRMHSGIGAVGGLAQPLPGPEE; translated from the coding sequence ATGAACACCACCGAGAACAGGCCTCCCGTCATCCTCGTCGTTGAGGATGAAACATTGCTACGAATGCTTGCAGGGGACATCCTGACCGACGACGCGGGCTACAGGGTCATTGAAGCTGTCAACGCGGACGAGGCCCTGATCATGCTCGAAAGCCGGCACGACGTGCGCCTGGTCTTCACGGATGTCAACATGCCGGGGTCGCTGAACGGCTTTGCGCTGGCTCGCATCGTGGACATGCGGTTCCCGGGGATCAAGGTCATTGTCACATCAGGACTGGCCCGGCCCGGTGTGGGAGACCTCCCGAAGGGCAAGCGATTCCTGCCCAAGCCCTATGCGCCTTCTGCTCTGATCACCATGGTGCAGGAGATGCTAGGCGAGACGGCAAAGCCTGCCATGGTCCCGCTCGATACGGTCACGGTTGAGCAAGGTTCTCCGGTTCTCCCGACGGCCATAAAGATCAGACGGATGCACAGCGGCATTGGTGCTGTGGGCGGCCTCGCACAGCCCCTCCCCGGGCCGGAAGAATAA
- a CDS encoding Crp/Fnr family transcriptional regulator: protein MDAIHPQTTALIRKLESIAPLAPEEKAALLRLPLRLKTVAADQDIVREGDTPSECCLVVEGFACRYNTTAEGKRQILSFHISGDIPDLQSLHLSVMDHNLGTLVPSKLAFIQHDDLRSLMRNYPRLGDLFWRDTLIDAAIFRQWIVGLGRREAHGRIAHLLCEVLVRLRAVELAEDHAFTLPVTQAELAGALGISTVHVNRVLQELRAENLIAWRGNTLKVLDWEGLQKAGEFDPTYLHLVKHEAL from the coding sequence TTGGACGCCATTCATCCACAGACCACCGCGCTGATCCGCAAGCTGGAGAGCATCGCCCCGCTCGCGCCGGAGGAGAAGGCCGCCCTGCTGCGCCTGCCACTGCGGCTGAAAACCGTCGCGGCGGATCAGGACATCGTCCGGGAGGGCGATACCCCCTCCGAGTGCTGCCTTGTGGTCGAGGGTTTCGCCTGCCGCTACAACACGACCGCCGAGGGCAAACGGCAGATCCTGTCGTTTCACATCAGCGGCGACATCCCCGACCTGCAAAGCCTGCACCTGAGCGTGATGGATCACAACCTCGGCACGCTGGTGCCGTCCAAGCTCGCTTTCATTCAGCATGACGACCTGCGCAGCCTGATGCGCAACTACCCTCGTCTCGGCGACCTGTTCTGGCGCGACACCCTCATCGATGCGGCGATCTTCCGCCAATGGATCGTGGGGCTCGGGCGGCGCGAGGCGCATGGTCGGATCGCCCATCTCCTGTGCGAAGTGCTGGTGCGGTTGAGAGCGGTCGAGCTGGCCGAGGACCACGCCTTTACCCTGCCGGTGACCCAAGCAGAGCTGGCCGGTGCGCTCGGGATCTCGACGGTGCACGTCAACCGGGTGCTGCAGGAACTCCGCGCTGAAAACCTGATTGCTTGGCGTGGGAACACTCTGAAGGTGCTGGACTGGGAGGGCTTGCAGAAGGCGGGCGAGTTCGATCCGACCTACCTGCATCTGGTCAAGCACGAGGCCCTCTGA
- a CDS encoding DUF6894 family protein, whose protein sequence is MRDPCAPACWQRSTPCLGYFFHAFNGHAHPDTEGIELSGLEEARQEAVQTAGEIIRGNGIKSRTGSDWRMEVTDAAGQGLLRLRFSLEELSGEAPLCGD, encoded by the coding sequence TTGAGAGATCCGTGTGCTCCCGCCTGTTGGCAGAGGAGCACCCCATGCCTCGGGTATTTCTTTCATGCCTTCAACGGGCATGCCCATCCCGACACCGAGGGAATCGAGCTTTCAGGGCTTGAGGAAGCCCGCCAGGAAGCCGTCCAGACTGCAGGTGAGATCATTCGGGGAAACGGCATCAAATCCAGGACGGGCTCAGATTGGCGCATGGAGGTCACCGATGCCGCCGGACAGGGTTTGCTCCGGCTTCGCTTTTCCTTGGAGGAGCTGAGCGGCGAGGCCCCGTTATGCGGAGATTGA
- a CDS encoding metallophosphoesterase — MVQNALQVVEVDDLDWQAVRNAVDPAFIRANIRSMVERMEALLDRADGPGMLFDNDRVDPADRVIRILAMDAATPLWIVGDLHGDLLALEAALAAMRDLASQTGDEKPRIVFLGDLFDDEGFGLEVLLRVFELITDAPDRVCVIAGNHDEALTYDGVRFASSVAPSDFADFLNANLAHEWIERAGKLAVRLFARAPRALFFPDGLLIAHGGFPLVDLHPRLAETGEWNDPLCLSDFVWTRAHPKARKKLPNRFSRGSQFGYEDFAAFCSVSAGLGRPVTHMVRGHDHVEERYATYPAYGSHPVLTIVALSRRLSRENFGFYERAPTIAQFVEGALPRVYRLHIPAEMIREVYPEPDLGSLDSKTTQEPHR; from the coding sequence ATGGTGCAAAATGCCTTGCAGGTCGTGGAGGTGGATGACCTGGATTGGCAGGCCGTCCGCAATGCGGTCGATCCGGCATTCATTCGCGCCAACATACGGTCAATGGTGGAGCGGATGGAGGCGCTGCTCGACAGAGCCGACGGACCGGGCATGCTGTTCGACAACGACCGCGTCGATCCTGCCGACAGGGTGATCCGGATTTTAGCCATGGATGCCGCGACCCCGCTGTGGATCGTCGGCGACTTGCATGGCGATCTTCTGGCGCTTGAGGCCGCCTTGGCGGCGATGCGCGATCTGGCTTCGCAAACCGGCGACGAAAAGCCTCGGATCGTATTTCTGGGCGATCTCTTCGACGATGAAGGGTTTGGACTCGAAGTCCTTCTGCGTGTGTTCGAGTTGATCACGGATGCGCCGGATCGCGTGTGTGTCATAGCGGGTAACCACGACGAGGCGTTGACCTATGATGGCGTGCGGTTTGCTTCGAGCGTGGCGCCATCCGACTTTGCGGATTTCCTCAACGCCAACCTCGCGCATGAATGGATCGAACGGGCCGGAAAACTTGCTGTACGGCTGTTCGCGCGTGCTCCGCGCGCGCTCTTCTTCCCCGACGGTCTGCTCATCGCCCATGGGGGCTTCCCGCTTGTCGATCTGCATCCGAGGCTTGCCGAAACAGGCGAATGGAACGACCCGTTGTGCTTGTCTGATTTCGTATGGACCAGGGCCCATCCGAAAGCCCGCAAGAAGCTTCCGAACCGCTTCTCGCGTGGGAGCCAGTTCGGGTATGAGGACTTTGCCGCTTTCTGCTCCGTGAGTGCCGGTTTGGGGCGCCCGGTCACTCACATGGTGCGCGGCCATGATCATGTCGAAGAGAGATACGCCACCTATCCGGCTTATGGGTCTCATCCGGTACTGACGATCGTGGCGCTCTCCCGTCGCCTCAGCCGCGAGAACTTCGGCTTCTACGAGCGCGCTCCCACCATAGCGCAATTCGTCGAAGGTGCCCTTCCCCGAGTGTATCGGCTGCACATCCCGGCCGAGATGATCCGTGAGGTGTATCCGGAGCCTGATCTCGGCAGCCTCGATAGTAAAACGACTCAGGAACCGCATCGATGA
- a CDS encoding DUF6766 family protein, whose amino-acid sequence MERPGQGNCRHSARASSTLGGNGALTETLADAEFWYKSFQNWQSEVLPIAMLLVLGNYLREHGSPESKPVASPHAAPGH is encoded by the coding sequence ATGGAACGCCCCGGCCAAGGGAACTGTAGACACTCAGCCAGGGCGTCCTCCACGCTTGGAGGCAATGGAGCGCTGACTGAGACGCTCGCTGATGCGGAGTTCTGGTACAAGAGCTTTCAGAACTGGCAGAGCGAGGTCCTGCCGATTGCCATGCTCCTCGTGCTCGGCAACTACCTGCGCGAACACGGCTCGCCGGAGTCCAAGCCAGTGGCGTCTCCCCATGCTGCACCTGGGCACTGA
- a CDS encoding sensor histidine kinase has product MPDREQIIKRQKVLADFGEFALRNEDLDEILTEACRLVGDALGTDLAKVLEIEQNGRSVFMRAGVGWKPGYVGKVHLPMNERSSETYSIKVAKPVVTNDIDKEDRFELPAFLKEHGAVAIVNVPIFLPGGKPYGLLQVDSREPREFGEEDIAFLRTYATILGPVIDRLHKAYSLKEALEANQHLLKELQHRVKNHISIVTSLVRMRARDVTSEEARRELTTVGERIEVLRLVNELLYVAGTTDLLRLRPYVMQLVESLCHLDEGQFGKVRLEFAIEEVDLAPEIAVPLGLILNEFVTNSLKYAFDGQSGQGGVISVRVEVLEDNGIRVRMSDNGKGLPAGPRPARPGSGTGMKLIEAFARQLDARLDWSSSQGTALCLEFSRR; this is encoded by the coding sequence ATGCCAGATCGCGAACAGATAATTAAGCGGCAGAAGGTGCTCGCCGACTTCGGTGAGTTCGCCCTGCGCAACGAGGATCTCGACGAGATTTTGACGGAAGCCTGCCGCCTTGTTGGCGATGCCCTTGGGACGGATCTCGCGAAAGTTCTGGAAATCGAGCAGAATGGAAGGTCCGTGTTCATGCGGGCAGGGGTCGGCTGGAAGCCGGGATATGTCGGAAAAGTGCACTTGCCCATGAACGAGCGGTCCTCCGAGACCTACTCGATCAAGGTTGCCAAGCCGGTCGTCACGAACGACATCGACAAGGAAGACCGCTTCGAGTTGCCGGCCTTCCTGAAGGAACACGGGGCCGTTGCCATCGTCAACGTGCCGATCTTCCTGCCCGGCGGAAAGCCCTACGGACTGCTCCAGGTGGACAGCCGCGAACCGCGCGAGTTCGGGGAGGAGGACATCGCGTTCCTGCGAACCTACGCCACGATCCTGGGGCCGGTGATTGACCGATTGCACAAGGCCTATAGCCTGAAGGAAGCCCTTGAAGCCAACCAGCATCTGCTCAAGGAGCTGCAACATCGGGTCAAGAACCATATCAGCATCGTCACCAGCCTCGTGAGAATGCGTGCCAGGGACGTCACTTCGGAAGAGGCACGTCGGGAATTGACCACGGTCGGCGAACGGATCGAGGTGCTTCGCCTGGTCAACGAGCTGCTTTATGTCGCCGGCACGACCGATCTTCTCCGACTGCGTCCGTATGTGATGCAGCTTGTCGAGAGCCTGTGCCATCTGGACGAAGGCCAGTTCGGCAAGGTGCGGCTGGAGTTTGCCATCGAGGAGGTGGACCTCGCCCCTGAGATTGCGGTGCCGCTCGGTCTCATCCTGAACGAGTTCGTCACCAACAGCCTGAAATATGCCTTCGATGGCCAGAGCGGGCAGGGAGGTGTCATTTCCGTGAGGGTCGAGGTGCTGGAGGACAACGGAATCCGCGTTCGCATGTCCGACAATGGCAAGGGGCTGCCCGCCGGACCACGTCCGGCACGGCCCGGCTCCGGCACTGGAATGAAGCTGATCGAGGCGTTCGCACGCCAGCTCGACGCCAGGCTGGACTGGTCGTCATCGCAAGGAACAGCCCTCTGCCTCGAATTCAGCCGCCGCTGA
- a CDS encoding response regulator — MVAEYRHALHPLRDAPEMLASATVLVVENDPVTRELLETILQTAGCQVLAVPNGNAGLLSLCQQQAQIDWLVTRVRLPGLVDGWLLADEYHRHNPDRPVILLSETISDAECPSVDAVFVPPHAPMRVLEVLKGLAGAKLIPVVSHELQRAA; from the coding sequence ATGGTGGCAGAATATCGGCACGCCCTCCACCCATTGCGTGATGCCCCGGAAATGCTTGCCTCAGCTACTGTTCTTGTCGTCGAGAATGATCCTGTTACCCGTGAGCTGCTGGAGACCATTCTCCAAACCGCCGGCTGTCAGGTCTTAGCCGTTCCCAATGGGAACGCAGGGCTCCTGTCGCTCTGTCAGCAGCAGGCTCAGATTGATTGGCTTGTGACGAGAGTCAGGCTTCCCGGACTGGTGGATGGATGGCTTCTCGCTGACGAGTATCACCGGCACAACCCAGACCGGCCGGTGATCCTGCTGTCCGAGACCATCTCAGATGCTGAGTGTCCCTCGGTAGACGCCGTTTTCGTGCCGCCGCATGCTCCAATGAGGGTGCTCGAGGTGTTGAAAGGTTTGGCTGGTGCTAAACTGATCCCGGTAGTCTCGCACGAGCTGCAGCGCGCGGCCTAG
- a CDS encoding vWA domain-containing protein, whose product MSDMEHSDQPTPETPGSPSSADATSPTGTALGTPTDPSAFTPDASAAATPAESAPADVAAPSNVQERPKTKGVADIVFLVDVSGSMSPCIDALRRNIEAFIDSLSQGDANNAAPVRDWRGKVVGYRDIEAAQAEGLPWIVDNSFVRDAGALKVQLGTLQANGGGDEPESLLDALYMVASMEAVPKGSQTEDPSKWRYRSDAARVVIVFTDASFKETMSLPEAKGGSLQDVANLVMANRIILSLFAPNFEGYDRLSQIDKSEWEVVEYEGLNPQEALQKFTSDLVNFRNTLKQLAASVSRSAATVAL is encoded by the coding sequence ATGAGCGATATGGAGCATTCCGACCAGCCTACTCCGGAAACACCTGGGAGCCCATCTTCGGCGGATGCGACAAGCCCGACGGGAACGGCGCTCGGAACGCCGACCGATCCGTCGGCATTCACCCCGGATGCATCAGCGGCGGCAACTCCTGCAGAAAGCGCGCCTGCTGATGTGGCCGCTCCGTCAAACGTGCAGGAGCGTCCGAAGACCAAAGGCGTGGCCGATATCGTGTTCCTCGTCGATGTCAGCGGCAGCATGTCTCCCTGCATTGACGCGCTCCGCAGAAACATCGAGGCCTTCATCGATTCCCTGAGCCAGGGCGATGCCAACAACGCCGCTCCTGTCAGGGATTGGCGCGGCAAGGTTGTCGGATATCGCGACATTGAGGCTGCTCAGGCCGAGGGCCTGCCCTGGATCGTCGACAACTCTTTTGTGCGTGACGCCGGCGCCCTCAAGGTGCAACTCGGCACCTTGCAGGCAAACGGTGGCGGCGACGAGCCGGAATCGCTCCTCGACGCTCTCTACATGGTCGCCTCCATGGAGGCGGTCCCAAAGGGCTCGCAGACCGAGGACCCATCAAAATGGCGCTACAGGAGCGATGCGGCCCGTGTTGTCATCGTCTTCACTGATGCGTCGTTCAAGGAAACCATGAGCCTTCCCGAGGCGAAGGGTGGCTCGCTCCAGGATGTCGCAAACCTTGTCATGGCCAATCGCATCATCCTCAGCCTCTTCGCCCCCAACTTCGAGGGCTATGACCGACTGAGCCAAATCGACAAGTCGGAATGGGAGGTCGTGGAATACGAAGGATTGAACCCGCAGGAAGCGCTGCAGAAATTTACATCGGACCTGGTCAATTTCCGCAATACCCTGAAGCAGCTGGCCGCCAGCGTGTCGCGGTCGGCAGCGACCGTGGCGCTGTAG
- a CDS encoding sigma-70 family RNA polymerase sigma factor, with protein sequence MTGSFDVRAGILKAIPHLRAFAISLTGDVDRADDLVQEALVRGLGNLDKFQPGTSMQAWLFTILRNQFHTAYRKRRREVEDPDGQYAARLAVAPTQDAYVNLKDLGAALLQIPVEQREAVLLAAGGINYQEAAQICGVAIGTIKSRVNRARHALAERLSIADAEDIGADRIMKAAVPAT encoded by the coding sequence ATGACTGGTTCGTTTGATGTGAGGGCAGGCATCCTCAAGGCTATTCCACACCTGCGCGCCTTCGCGATCTCGCTGACCGGCGACGTGGATCGGGCGGACGATCTGGTTCAGGAAGCGCTCGTGCGGGGCCTCGGCAACCTGGACAAGTTCCAGCCCGGCACGAGCATGCAGGCATGGCTGTTCACGATCCTGCGCAACCAGTTCCATACCGCGTACCGCAAGCGGCGGCGCGAGGTGGAAGATCCTGACGGGCAATACGCCGCAAGGCTCGCGGTGGCTCCAACGCAAGACGCGTACGTCAACCTAAAGGATCTCGGGGCAGCTCTCCTGCAGATCCCTGTCGAGCAGCGTGAGGCCGTTCTGCTGGCGGCGGGCGGGATCAACTACCAGGAGGCGGCGCAGATCTGTGGCGTGGCGATCGGCACGATCAAGAGCCGTGTCAATCGGGCCCGTCATGCTCTGGCCGAACGGCTAAGCATAGCCGATGCGGAGGACATCGGAGCAGACCGCATTATGAAGGCCGCGGTGCCAGCGACGTAG
- a CDS encoding NepR family anti-sigma factor has product MPSSHSDGPTGNGHGGGTVSRVVQDLIGERLRVMYDDFKDEPVPDHLLDLLKQLDKSRSDESS; this is encoded by the coding sequence ATGCCCTCCTCCCACAGCGATGGGCCAACTGGAAACGGCCACGGTGGTGGAACGGTGAGCCGCGTCGTCCAGGATCTCATCGGCGAGCGGCTGCGGGTCATGTACGATGACTTCAAAGACGAGCCGGTTCCCGATCACCTCCTCGACCTGCTTAAGCAACTGGACAAGTCACGGTCGGACGAGAGCTCATGA
- a CDS encoding Crp/Fnr family transcriptional regulator, translating into MDASIFPERVMNIGRREAYQRIAHVLCGVLVRLRAVGLAEDYSCALPIIQGEFADAMGITPVHVNRVLQQMRADGLIELSGDRLTVPESDKSKEVGAFTPRYLHLESNQTAA; encoded by the coding sequence ATGGATGCATCGATCTTTCCGGAACGAGTGATGAATATCGGACGCCGCGAAGCCTACCAGCGCATAGCGCATGTGCTGTGCGGGGTGCTGGTGCGCCTCAGAGCCGTTGGTCTGGCAGAGGACTATAGCTGTGCCCTGCCCATCATCCAAGGCGAGTTCGCGGATGCAATGGGTATCACGCCGGTGCACGTCAACCGGGTTCTCCAGCAGATGCGGGCTGACGGTCTGATCGAGTTGAGCGGCGACCGGCTGACCGTTCCTGAATCGGACAAGTCGAAGGAAGTGGGCGCGTTCACCCCGCGCTACCTGCACCTTGAGAGCAATCAGACTGCCGCATGA
- a CDS encoding DUF6894 family protein: MTPLTNGKQALAEGLSKTDPSASSPDISAPSLSVPARYYFNLTNGDDMIRDEEGIEASSLQAAVISAMEAVEELRAQNPLNSDEWQGWRLEIVDAEGRAVHAIPLDALSHH, encoded by the coding sequence ATGACCCCTCTTACCAATGGCAAGCAGGCGCTAGCTGAAGGCCTCAGCAAAACCGACCCGTCGGCCAGTTCTCCGGATATTTCCGCGCCAAGTCTGTCGGTGCCGGCACGCTACTACTTCAACCTCACCAATGGCGACGACATGATCCGCGACGAAGAGGGCATCGAGGCATCCAGTCTCCAGGCAGCCGTCATTTCGGCCATGGAAGCCGTCGAGGAGCTACGCGCCCAAAATCCTTTGAACTCGGATGAGTGGCAGGGTTGGAGGCTGGAGATTGTCGATGCTGAAGGTCGAGCGGTGCATGCAATTCCGCTTGATGCTCTCTCTCATCATTAG
- a CDS encoding transposase produces MSAIGLNLGDHGNICDQHLTDVSAHIRGITRRLKAGWHRGDRLLCLDWTLLRLFPPLRATWALKGTQATVPITGRNAKRVLFGAIDLRSARRVVLIRSHAGQADAQAFLRALRRRYRGAGWLWLLSDRASAHTAPQTQALADRLRIRFVWLPRQAPELSPMDQLWRELKRLVAANRQAASIDALAADAAAWVLALTPQQACRKAGMASKHFWLRKLLQNFWRPT; encoded by the coding sequence ATGAGCGCCATCGGGCTCAACCTCGGAGATCACGGCAACATCTGCGACCAGCACTTGACTGACGTATCGGCCCATATAAGGGGCATCACCCGGCGTCTGAAGGCGGGCTGGCACAGAGGCGATCGGCTGCTGTGCCTCGACTGGACGCTGTTGCGGCTGTTTCCGCCGCTGCGGGCGACCTGGGCGCTCAAGGGCACTCAGGCCACCGTGCCGATCACCGGCCGCAACGCGAAGCGGGTGCTGTTTGGGGCGATCGACCTGCGAAGCGCGCGCCGGGTGGTGCTGATCCGTTCCCACGCCGGTCAGGCCGATGCCCAGGCGTTCCTGCGCGCATTGCGGCGCCGCTACCGCGGCGCCGGCTGGCTCTGGCTGCTGAGCGACCGGGCCAGCGCCCACACCGCCCCGCAGACCCAGGCGCTGGCAGACCGGTTGCGGATCCGCTTCGTGTGGCTGCCCCGGCAGGCACCCGAACTGAGCCCGATGGATCAGCTCTGGCGCGAACTCAAGAGGTTGGTAGCGGCCAACCGGCAGGCCGCATCCATCGATGCCCTGGCCGCCGATGCCGCAGCCTGGGTTCTGGCGCTGACGCCACAACAAGCGTGTCGCAAGGCGGGCATGGCATCCAAACACTTCTGGCTCAGAAAGCTGTTGCAGAACTTTTGGCGACCTACTTAG
- a CDS encoding YihY/virulence factor BrkB family protein: MNEHGEDWRSKLEEEASPAGVLPDDLAHAREPGRGREANTPGEIPARGWKDILWRVLWGISEDRILSTSGGVAFFALLAVFPAIATIVSLYGLFADTSTIRGHLSLLAGILPGGVLELIGEQISLIATQDSDTLSVAFVVGFLVALSSANSGVAALFDALNVVYGEKEKRSLLRFYATTFLLTLGMIGFVILAISAVVVAPVVLTFIGFGTPAERLLAILRWPVLLVIVGVWLAVIYRYGPSRRDPKWRWVTWGSVTAAVLWLAASMLFSWYVANFDSYNKTYGSLGAGVGFMVWIWLSVVIVLLGADLNAEMEHQTAKDTTEGAPKPLGARGANMADHVGASHA; encoded by the coding sequence ATGAACGAACATGGCGAAGACTGGCGCTCGAAACTCGAAGAGGAGGCCAGCCCCGCCGGCGTGCTGCCGGACGATCTCGCCCATGCCCGGGAACCCGGCCGGGGACGGGAGGCGAATACCCCGGGGGAAATCCCGGCCCGCGGGTGGAAGGACATCCTCTGGCGTGTGCTCTGGGGGATCTCGGAAGATCGTATCCTATCGACCTCAGGTGGGGTCGCCTTCTTTGCCTTGCTGGCTGTCTTTCCGGCGATTGCCACAATCGTGTCGCTCTACGGGCTCTTTGCCGACACCAGCACGATCAGAGGCCACCTGTCCCTCCTCGCCGGCATTCTGCCTGGCGGTGTTCTGGAACTCATCGGTGAGCAGATATCGCTGATCGCCACCCAGGACAGCGACACCCTAAGCGTCGCCTTTGTTGTCGGTTTTTTGGTGGCGCTCTCGAGCGCAAACTCGGGGGTTGCCGCCCTCTTCGACGCCCTGAATGTCGTCTACGGCGAGAAGGAAAAGCGCAGCCTACTGCGCTTCTACGCCACAACGTTCCTGCTCACCCTGGGCATGATCGGCTTCGTTATCTTGGCCATCAGCGCGGTGGTGGTTGCCCCCGTGGTGCTCACCTTCATAGGTTTCGGGACCCCAGCCGAACGGCTCCTGGCCATCCTGCGCTGGCCAGTTCTTCTCGTAATTGTGGGCGTGTGGCTTGCGGTCATCTACCGCTACGGCCCAAGCCGCCGCGACCCGAAGTGGCGCTGGGTGACCTGGGGCAGCGTTACGGCTGCTGTGCTCTGGCTTGCCGCTTCGATGTTGTTCTCTTGGTACGTGGCCAACTTCGACAGCTACAACAAAACCTATGGTTCACTCGGAGCTGGCGTCGGCTTCATGGTGTGGATTTGGCTGTCGGTGGTGATTGTTCTGCTTGGAGCCGACCTCAATGCCGAGATGGAGCATCAGACGGCCAAGGACACCACCGAAGGGGCGCCGAAGCCGCTGGGCGCTCGCGGCGCCAACATGGCGGATCATGTGGGTGCGTCGCACGCGTGA
- a CDS encoding GcrA family cell cycle regulator, translating into MTVPWDEQGKEVLTRLWLAGETARMIAEKLGRGVTRNAVIGKAHRLGLTGKHGSKSLKWARAFRPKGSDQQRWRKPKTRAR; encoded by the coding sequence ATGACGGTGCCCTGGGACGAACAGGGCAAAGAGGTGCTGACGCGCCTTTGGCTTGCCGGAGAGACGGCCCGCATGATTGCGGAGAAGCTTGGTCGGGGCGTCACGCGCAATGCCGTGATCGGAAAGGCTCACCGCCTCGGGCTCACGGGCAAGCATGGCAGTAAGAGTCTCAAGTGGGCTCGGGCATTCCGCCCGAAAGGGAGTGATCAGCAACGCTGGCGCAAGCCCAAGACCCGTGCACGCTGA
- a CDS encoding protein kinase domain-containing protein: protein MAKKLKVGDQIRQYRVTKVFGPGMMAISYGAEGPTGEKIFLKQYKSPAPTVVWYKAFVAYQNELGARVRNGRAAQFAVRQVDAFEDVWGGPCYFQAFEFVENGADLQQMLDEEREQHRRTKTPATRDSAVWARHVTWAKVFMTGMAALHESKIVHADLKPANAYLIQDPTISSGYQLKLIDMDFSLLADSRAPWHGHQGYVGTDNYRSPDHMTRGAVPGLASDVFTCGLMLYELLAGYHPYWTDDQAEYAKLVQSYAAKPPALAGLMPSPAGNAEVSSFLHRCLSPNPASRPTAAELRAVLSGRGAKPSTSEAGSARTSAPASAGSAPRAAAELILSDRIELLGPDGRTLQIGVRTELGKTLVRQFGPDSEFWDNRQCVLERHSGQQWVLSPVAGTTNETLVNGTALTAPRLLRQGDRIAVGRQAKGIIKMPLTVRALK from the coding sequence ATGGCCAAGAAGCTGAAAGTCGGCGATCAGATCCGGCAATACCGCGTTACGAAGGTCTTCGGGCCGGGCATGATGGCGATTTCCTATGGAGCGGAAGGGCCGACAGGAGAGAAGATCTTTCTGAAGCAGTACAAGTCCCCCGCGCCGACCGTCGTTTGGTACAAAGCGTTCGTCGCCTACCAGAACGAGCTCGGAGCCCGCGTCCGGAACGGGCGGGCGGCTCAGTTCGCGGTGCGCCAAGTGGATGCCTTCGAGGACGTCTGGGGTGGGCCTTGCTACTTCCAGGCCTTCGAGTTCGTGGAGAACGGAGCAGACCTGCAGCAGATGCTCGATGAGGAGCGCGAGCAGCATCGCCGAACGAAGACGCCCGCCACCCGCGACTCTGCAGTCTGGGCGCGTCACGTCACCTGGGCCAAGGTCTTCATGACCGGAATGGCAGCGCTCCACGAGTCCAAGATCGTCCATGCCGATCTGAAGCCGGCGAATGCGTATCTGATCCAGGACCCGACGATCAGCTCCGGTTACCAGCTTAAATTGATCGACATGGACTTCTCGCTCCTGGCGGACAGCCGTGCTCCCTGGCATGGGCATCAGGGGTATGTCGGTACCGATAACTACCGTTCTCCCGACCACATGACCCGAGGGGCCGTGCCGGGACTTGCATCCGACGTCTTTACCTGTGGGTTGATGCTTTACGAACTTCTCGCAGGTTACCATCCCTATTGGACTGATGATCAGGCCGAGTACGCGAAGCTCGTGCAGAGCTATGCAGCCAAGCCACCAGCACTCGCCGGGTTGATGCCGTCACCGGCGGGCAATGCCGAGGTCAGCTCTTTCCTGCACCGCTGCCTCTCACCGAATCCCGCCTCCAGACCGACAGCTGCGGAACTACGGGCCGTTCTGAGCGGGCGTGGCGCGAAGCCGTCCACCTCCGAAGCGGGCTCTGCGAGGACATCGGCGCCGGCTTCGGCCGGTAGTGCTCCTCGCGCTGCCGCCGAGTTGATCCTGTCCGACAGGATTGAGTTGCTGGGCCCGGACGGCCGCACGCTGCAGATCGGCGTAAGGACAGAACTCGGGAAAACTCTGGTGCGGCAATTTGGACCGGACAGCGAGTTCTGGGACAACCGTCAATGTGTTCTGGAACGTCACTCCGGACAGCAATGGGTGCTATCGCCTGTTGCGGGGACGACCAACGAAACTCTCGTGAATGGCACGGCACTCACGGCTCCCCGTCTGCTCAGGCAGGGTGATCGGATCGCGGTCGGACGCCAGGCCAAAGGCATCATTAAGATGCCCCTCACGGTGCGTGCGCTGAAATGA